CCCCGACGCACTGCCGGCTGTGCCCGGACAATCCGGAGCACATTTTCGCCGCCGGAACGCTCCCGGATGCCGGTTGCCGCTTCGCCGGCGGCAAACACTGCGACGGGAAACTGGTTTGCGGGCAGCATCAGTGCGTTCCGGACGGCACTCCGTTCCGTAAGGCTCAGGGGCATTGTGGCGTAGCCGTTGATACCCAGCGCCCGGGTCTGCATCAGCAGATTGAAAATGGCGAAACCGGCTTCCTGCATTGTGCGGTAGGATGATGTGTCGTCAACACAGATGACCAGATAAATTGGCGCGGTGGATGGGATGCGGATCGAAGCGCTGCGCAGGGCAGGCCGCCAGTCTCCGGAAAGCAGGGGTTCAAGGCGGTGGTCCCGGGTGGCAAGGTTATTTCCCGGGGGCAGGCGGTTCCAGTAGCGGCTGACACCTTCCTCAGCGACCAGATAGATTTTACCGGTGAGAAAGTAGCCGGCGACCGCACTGGGAACTGTCAAGCCCTGCCGGTTATTGGAGGTGCGATGCGGGGTGACACCATAGGCAGCCCAGAGCAGCTGAGAGGCCGTCTCCAGTGATGGCGGAATGCCGGTAAACTGAGAATCGGGTGCCAGTTCGGCAAGCAGAATTTCAAAAGTGTCAATGCCCTTCACTAACGGTGCGGGCAGACTGGAATCGGAGGAGATCGCAACCAGGGTTGAATCAACTCCGCGTGCCGGCGCCCGGCCCAGAACATTGACCATCAGAATCGGATGGGCGGGTTGCCAGTTGCTGTTGGCGTAATCGGCCGCCCATTTCATCGGGCAGCAGACTACCTCGCCGGTATCGGTCCAGAAGGCAATTGCTGCGAGCAGGCCGGCTTGGATCGACATCCCGGCGTCCTCATGGCGCGGGGTGGCAACTCCGATCTCATAGGCGGAACCCGAGTTGTAGCGATGGTCGCCGGGAAGGTGAAGTGAAAGCGTCCGGGTATCGGGATCATAACGGTAGACATTATCAGCAGTGGCAACATAAAACTCCCGGTAGGCGCCGGAACACGGCACCCGGCTCATCGCCCACAGCACATTGGCCAGCACCTGAACCGGCAGTGGACCGTCAAAACCGGAATGCACTGAATAACGGCTGTTGGCAAGCAGTTCAAATGAGTGGGCATGGACTACCGGCGCGGGCAGTGATTCCGTTCGGGTCAGCACAGGCAGCTGGGCAGCAGAACCGAGGGTTATCAACAGCGAAAGCATAAGCACCAAGCCTGCGCGCCAACGCATATTTAAATCATACCCGCTGCCGCACCCGCGTCAACTTCAGCGGTCAGGTGATGATGCTTTCGCCGGGGATGTCGCAACTGTGCACGCTGTGCCGGTCCAGCCAGTCCAGCAGGTTGCTCAGCCGGGCATAGGCAAGACAGATGGTGGTATCGGCCGCACCGTAATATACCCGGATGGTATCACCATCCGGTTCCAGAATACTTCCGCACGGAAAGACGACACTGGCAACATCGCCCACCCGTTCGTATTCCATCACGGGCCCGAAAATCCATTCGGTGCTGCGCCGGACACAGCGCCAGGGTTCATTTGAATCCAGGAGTGCCAGTCCCACCCGGTAGATACAGCCACCCGGAGTGTCCTTGACCCCGTGATAGAACATCAGCCAGCCGTGCGGAGTTTCCAGAGGTGGGGAGGCGAGGCCAACCCGGCTCGCATCCCACCATGCACCCTGGCGCGCCGGCAGGACCAGATGGTGTCTGCCCCAGTGAATGAGGTCCGGTGAGCGGGAGATGTAGATATGGGCGCCGAGCGATGTT
This is a stretch of genomic DNA from candidate division WOR-3 bacterium. It encodes these proteins:
- a CDS encoding FlgD immunoglobulin-like domain containing protein produces the protein MRWRAGLVLMLSLLITLGSAAQLPVLTRTESLPAPVVHAHSFELLANSRYSVHSGFDGPLPVQVLANVLWAMSRVPCSGAYREFYVATADNVYRYDPDTRTLSLHLPGDHRYNSGSAYEIGVATPRHEDAGMSIQAGLLAAIAFWTDTGEVVCCPMKWAADYANSNWQPAHPILMVNVLGRAPARGVDSTLVAISSDSSLPAPLVKGIDTFEILLAELAPDSQFTGIPPSLETASQLLWAAYGVTPHRTSNNRQGLTVPSAVAGYFLTGKIYLVAEEGVSRYWNRLPPGNNLATRDHRLEPLLSGDWRPALRSASIRIPSTAPIYLVICVDDTSSYRTMQEAGFAIFNLLMQTRALGINGYATMPLSLTERSAVRNALMLPANQFPVAVFAAGEAATGIRERSGGENVLRIVRAQPAVRRGSLRIEYLLLQAGMVRAEVFDLAGRPVKVLLEQQQSAGYHSLVWDGTDAHHQPVRRGTYLITITTGTITVRHKVTWSR
- a CDS encoding glycosidase yields the protein MNGDHQPLLQRAANNPILAPRDWPYPVNSVFNPGAVLLPDGTTLLLCRVEDRCGISHFCIARSRNGVDNWEIDPVPALTPDPANHPEELWGIEDPRITFVPELNKYAVVYTAYSRAGPAVALALTVDFNRFERLGVVMPPADKDAALLPRRFNGYWLMIHRPITSLGAHIYISRSPDLIHWGRHHLVLPARQGAWWDASRVGLASPPLETPHGWLMFYHGVKDTPGGCIYRVGLALLDSNEPWRCVRRSTEWIFGPVMEYERVGDVASVVFPCGSILEPDGDTIRVYYGAADTTICLAYARLSNLLDWLDRHSVHSCDIPGESIIT